A part of Halobaculum sp. MBLA0143 genomic DNA contains:
- a CDS encoding transcription initiation factor IIB family protein: MEGPSRQRTREAETEEEESDEAVECPECGSDDVVMDADQGELVCDDCGLVLDERQIDRGPEWRAFNHSERQSKSRVGAPVTETMHDKGLTTTIDWKDKDAYGRSLSSEKRSQMHRLRKWQERIRTKDAGERNLQFALSEVDRMASALGVPRSVREVASVIYRRALKEDLIRGRSIEGVATAALYAACRQEGIPRSLDEVAEVSRVEQKEIGRTYRYISQELGLELKPVDPKQFVPRFASALGLSEETQAKATEIIDVSAEQGLLSGKSPTGFAAAAIYAASLLCNEKKTQREVAEVAQVTEVTIRNRYQEQIEAMGFR; the protein is encoded by the coding sequence ATGGAAGGCCCGAGCCGACAGCGGACGCGAGAGGCCGAGACGGAAGAAGAGGAGTCCGACGAGGCCGTCGAGTGCCCGGAGTGTGGGTCGGACGACGTGGTCATGGACGCAGACCAAGGGGAGCTAGTCTGTGACGACTGCGGGCTGGTGTTGGACGAACGGCAGATCGACCGCGGGCCGGAGTGGCGGGCGTTCAACCACTCCGAGCGGCAGTCGAAGTCTCGGGTCGGAGCGCCGGTGACGGAGACGATGCACGACAAGGGGCTGACGACCACCATCGACTGGAAGGACAAAGACGCCTACGGGCGGTCGCTCTCCTCCGAGAAACGCTCCCAGATGCACCGTCTCCGGAAGTGGCAGGAACGCATTCGGACGAAGGACGCCGGCGAACGCAACCTCCAGTTCGCACTGTCGGAGGTCGACCGGATGGCCTCCGCGCTCGGCGTCCCCCGGTCCGTCCGCGAGGTCGCCTCGGTGATCTACCGTCGAGCGCTCAAGGAGGACCTCATCCGCGGTCGCTCCATCGAGGGTGTCGCCACCGCGGCGCTGTACGCCGCCTGCCGACAGGAGGGTATCCCCCGCTCGCTCGACGAGGTGGCGGAGGTATCACGCGTCGAACAGAAGGAGATCGGCCGAACGTACCGGTACATCTCCCAGGAACTGGGCTTGGAGCTGAAGCCGGTCGACCCCAAGCAGTTCGTCCCACGGTTCGCCTCCGCGCTCGGACTCTCCGAGGAGACACAGGCGAAGGCAACGGAGATCATCGACGTGTCCGCAGAGCAGGGCCTGCTGTCCGGGAAGTCACCCACCGGCTTCGCGGCCGCGGCCATCTACGCCGCGTCGCTGCTGTGCAACGAGAAGAAGACCCAACGCGAGGTCGCCGAGGTAGCCCAGGTGACGGAAGTCACCATCCGAAACCGGTACCAGGAGCAGATCGAGGCGATGGGGTTCCGTTAG
- a CDS encoding flippase activity-associated protein Agl23: protein MSQRRDRVVVAVFGVTLLALVARFVALGGRPFHWSEGRVGYWALRFFETGAYDYRPVAGGPFVYVAARWAFELAGVSDAVARAPVALVGGLAPLVALSFRGPFDDRETVALAGLLAVQPLGLYYSRFLRGDVPAAVFGLAVLGGVTRYRHHGDRRGLYVAAGALAAAVGASGFAFAYPIVWLVAALFTVDEARIRGVPGRARAALLGGDDRPAPHERLAPHATPLARATFVFLGVWFFLFAPRTPGLAPGLYDPTRVFAVADAAFEGALREFWSYRVVYRLQPRTAGRHGLLEYAFPLVETAVRVAPATLVAGLVGFFSERYRADSRSLVAFGGYATLWGVFVLAIAAPEPHPWVIVHLLPLAALPAAVGVARGWSLLRRRTSGDTPARVALATAVVLAAVAAGGAPVAGAYAAPERGSPFAQYAQPADDPGELLPAVERATENDTGLDVLYVAPRFDTREEYDRPPITGFDRIRWGNRLPLQWYFERADAETGSAFNVSYVPRDAGTVPVVVTTPRYAGAVRNRLSGDYERRELRLGLHSRKVTVFVRR from the coding sequence ATGTCACAGCGACGCGACCGCGTCGTCGTCGCCGTCTTCGGGGTGACACTCCTGGCGCTCGTCGCGCGGTTCGTCGCGCTCGGTGGTCGCCCGTTCCACTGGTCGGAGGGGCGGGTCGGCTACTGGGCGCTGCGATTCTTCGAGACCGGAGCGTACGACTACCGACCCGTCGCGGGCGGCCCGTTCGTCTACGTCGCCGCCCGGTGGGCGTTCGAGCTGGCGGGCGTCTCCGACGCCGTCGCCCGGGCGCCGGTGGCGCTCGTCGGCGGACTCGCTCCGCTGGTGGCGCTGTCGTTCCGTGGCCCGTTCGACGACCGCGAGACGGTCGCGCTGGCCGGGCTACTCGCCGTCCAGCCGCTGGGACTCTACTACTCCCGGTTCCTCCGAGGTGACGTGCCGGCGGCCGTCTTCGGACTGGCCGTGCTCGGCGGCGTGACCCGGTACCGCCACCACGGCGACCGCCGTGGTCTGTACGTCGCCGCGGGAGCGCTGGCGGCTGCCGTGGGCGCCTCCGGGTTCGCGTTCGCCTACCCGATCGTCTGGCTCGTCGCCGCCCTGTTCACCGTCGACGAGGCGCGGATCCGTGGCGTGCCGGGGCGTGCCCGAGCGGCGTTGCTCGGCGGCGACGACCGACCGGCGCCGCACGAACGGCTGGCGCCCCACGCCACCCCGCTGGCGCGCGCCACGTTCGTCTTCTTGGGCGTGTGGTTCTTTCTGTTCGCGCCGCGGACACCCGGGTTGGCGCCCGGGCTGTACGACCCGACCCGGGTGTTCGCGGTCGCGGACGCCGCCTTTGAGGGCGCGCTCCGGGAGTTCTGGAGCTACCGTGTCGTCTACCGACTCCAACCCCGCACCGCCGGGCGCCACGGGCTGCTGGAGTACGCGTTCCCGCTCGTGGAGACGGCCGTGCGCGTCGCTCCGGCGACGCTCGTGGCCGGACTCGTCGGGTTCTTCTCGGAGCGCTACCGCGCGGACAGCCGGTCGCTCGTCGCGTTCGGCGGCTACGCGACGCTGTGGGGTGTGTTCGTCCTGGCGATCGCCGCCCCCGAGCCACACCCCTGGGTGATCGTCCACCTGCTGCCGTTGGCCGCGCTGCCGGCGGCCGTCGGCGTCGCGCGGGGCTGGAGCCTCCTGCGTCGGCGGACGAGCGGGGACACACCCGCCCGGGTGGCGCTGGCGACGGCGGTCGTGCTCGCGGCCGTCGCGGCCGGCGGGGCGCCCGTCGCCGGGGCCTACGCCGCGCCGGAGCGCGGCTCGCCGTTCGCACAGTACGCCCAGCCGGCAGACGACCCCGGGGAACTGCTGCCGGCCGTCGAGCGGGCGACGGAGAACGACACCGGGCTGGACGTGTTGTACGTCGCCCCACGGTTCGACACCCGCGAGGAGTACGACCGGCCGCCGATCACCGGGTTCGACCGGATACGGTGGGGGAACCGACTCCCGCTCCAGTGGTACTTCGAACGGGCAGACGCCGAGACGGGCTCCGCGTTCAACGTCTCGTACGTGCCACGCGACGCCGGGACCGTCCCGGTCGTGGTGACGACACCGCGGTACGCCGGCGCCGTCCGCAATCGGCTGTCGGGCGACTACGAGCGACGGGAGCTCCGACTGGGGCTCCACTCCAGAAAAGTGACCGTGTTCGTCAGGCGCTAA
- a CDS encoding aldo/keto reductase, whose product MTAFTLPSPGLGTSGNDEFERCAETVATALDAGYRHVDTAQMYDNEAAVGAGIERADVPREEVVVATKIHPDNLSYEATRRTARESLDRLGLDRVDLLYVHWPISAYDPAETLPAFQELVDEGVTDHVAVSNFDRELFETAADRLDAPIVANQVECHPLLPQDDLRALARDHGHHLVAYSPLAGGEILDDPLLSEIATEHDTTTAAVCLAWAASKDSVVPIPKGEGDHVRANYEARSLELSDDALARIDGYDERLRVVDPAPAPWNE is encoded by the coding sequence GTGACAGCGTTCACACTCCCATCACCCGGACTGGGAACGTCCGGCAACGACGAGTTCGAGCGGTGTGCCGAGACGGTTGCGACGGCGCTCGACGCCGGCTACCGCCACGTCGACACGGCACAGATGTACGACAACGAGGCGGCCGTCGGTGCCGGGATCGAGCGTGCGGACGTTCCGCGCGAGGAGGTGGTCGTCGCCACGAAGATCCACCCGGACAACCTCTCGTACGAGGCGACGAGACGCACCGCGCGGGAGTCGTTGGACCGACTCGGGCTCGACCGCGTCGACCTCCTGTACGTCCACTGGCCCATCTCCGCGTACGACCCCGCGGAGACGCTCCCGGCGTTCCAGGAGCTGGTAGACGAGGGGGTGACGGACCACGTCGCCGTCTCCAACTTCGATCGGGAGCTGTTCGAGACTGCCGCCGACCGGCTGGACGCCCCGATCGTCGCCAATCAGGTGGAGTGTCACCCGTTGCTCCCACAGGACGACCTCCGGGCGCTGGCCCGCGACCACGGTCACCACCTCGTCGCCTACTCCCCGTTGGCGGGCGGAGAGATCCTGGACGATCCGTTGCTGTCGGAGATTGCGACCGAACACGACACGACGACCGCCGCCGTCTGTCTCGCCTGGGCGGCGTCGAAAGACAGCGTCGTACCGATCCCGAAGGGGGAGGGTGACCACGTCCGTGCCAACTACGAAGCCCGAAGCCTGGAGCTGTCCGACGACGCGCTCGCCCGGATCGACGGCTACGACGAACGGCTGCGGGTGGTCGATCCGGCGCCGGCGCCGTGGAACGAGTAG
- a CDS encoding peroxidase-related enzyme (This protein belongs to a clade of uncharacterized proteins related to peroxidases such as the alkylhydroperoxidase AhpD.) gives MTDDADADPETDAPDGDTPEPTLNPDAQRRFPVPEFESLPADLQERIAEETEDAGFTPNVFAALAYRPAQFRAFVAYHDALVEETALDREEVEMIVVTVSGRNHCYYCNVAHGALLRIYARDPHLADQLVANYRQADVSDERLLMLDVAVTLTENPDEVTAADLDRLAEAGYSRSEIWDVGAITAFFNLSNRMAIFADWRPNAEFHEMGR, from the coding sequence GTGACGGACGACGCAGACGCGGACCCAGAGACGGACGCACCAGACGGAGACACCCCCGAGCCGACGCTGAACCCGGACGCCCAACGGCGATTCCCGGTGCCGGAGTTCGAGTCGCTGCCGGCGGACCTGCAGGAACGGATCGCCGAGGAGACCGAAGACGCGGGGTTCACCCCGAACGTGTTCGCGGCGTTGGCGTACCGTCCGGCGCAGTTCCGGGCGTTCGTCGCCTACCACGACGCGCTCGTGGAGGAGACGGCGTTGGACCGCGAAGAGGTGGAGATGATCGTGGTGACGGTGTCGGGACGCAACCACTGTTACTACTGTAACGTCGCACACGGCGCACTGCTCCGGATCTACGCGCGTGACCCACACCTCGCCGACCAACTCGTCGCCAACTACCGACAGGCGGACGTGAGCGACGAGCGACTCCTGATGCTGGACGTGGCGGTGACGCTGACGGAGAACCCGGACGAGGTGACGGCGGCGGATCTGGACCGGTTGGCGGAGGCGGGGTACAGCCGGTCGGAGATCTGGGACGTCGGGGCGATCACGGCGTTCTTCAATCTCTCCAACCGAATGGCGATCTTCGCCGACTGGCGCCCCAACGCGGAGTTCCACGAGATGGGGCGGTAG